The genomic DNA TTTTTCGCCAGCCTGGTCATGTGGTTGTCGGTGCTTTCCATGCTCAGGAGAAAGTTTCCCTTGATCAACTCCTTGGCCCCGCGAAGTTCCCGTTCGGTCAGCGGCTCATTGACGAGGCGGAGCATCTCGTCCAGAATCACACCGACCACTTCCCGGACCTTGTCGTCACTTGTTCCCACATAAATACCCAGCATTCCCGTATCCTGGTAAGGGGTCAGGTAGGAATGAACGGCATACGCCAGCCCCCGCTTCTCCCGAATCTCCTGAAACAGACGGGAACTCATGCTTCCCCCAAGAACGGCATTCATGATAAAGCCGGCGTAACGCCTCGGATTTACGGATGACGGGGCTGGCGTGCCGACAATCATGTGCACCTGCTCCAGATCCTTTTCCAGGGAGCCGATCCGGTGTGTTATCATCGGAACGGTAATGGCTGCGGTCCGGGCATTCCGTTCAAGCCCCGCAAAGGAAGCGGTCACAAGATCAACCAGCGTGTCATGATCCAGCCTCCCGGCCGCCGAGATGACGAGATTCTCCCCCCGATAGCGCGGTGAAAAGAAGTCCGTCAACGACTCCCTGCTGAAATCCTGGACCCGCTCCCTTGTTCCCAGGACGGGAAGTCCGAGCGGATGTCCGTTCCAGAAAAGGGCCTCGAAAAAATCATGGATGTGCTCGTCCGGGGTGTCCTCCAGCATGTGAATTTCCTGGAGGACAACCGATTTTTCGCGCTGGATTTCCTGAGGATCGAAAACCGATTCCTGAAGAATGTCCGCCAGGAGATCGATTGCCATGGGAAGATGGTAATCGGGGATTTTGACGTACAGAGACGTCAGTTCCTTGCCTGTAAAGGCGTTGAGGACACCTCCGACCGAATCGATGGCCGATGCGATATCGAAGGCGGACCGCTTCCTGGTTCCCTTGAAAAGCATGTGCTCGACAAAGTGAGACATGCCATTGGTCGATCCGTCCTCATACCTTGTCCCGCACTGAACCCAGACCCCAATCGTAACCGACCGGACATGGTCGATGCTCTCCGACACGACCCGGATGCCGTTATCGAGGATACTTTTCCGGATCATGTGCTCACAGGGCTTCCTTACGGCTGAGGCGGATCTTTCCGGCCTTGTCGATCTCCAGGACCTTCACCATGACTTCATCCCCTTCCTGGAGAATATCTGTCACCTTGTTTACTCGTTCCTTCGCCAATTGAGAGATATGGATCAGGCCTTCCGTGCCCGGCAGAATTTCGACAAACGCGCCGAAGTCGACGATCTTTTTCACCGTTCCCCGATAAATCTTGCCGATCTCCGCATCCTCGGTCAACCATTTCACCATGGCAACGGCACGTGCCGAAGCCTCGGCGTCACTGGAGGCGATGGTCACGGTTCCATCGTCTTCCACGTCAATGGTGACGCCCGTCTCGTTGATGATCTGGCGAATGTTCTTCCCGCCCGTCCCGATGACATCCCGCACCCGTTCCGGCCGGACCTTCACGGTCGTGATCCTGGGGGCGTAAATGGAAATGTCGCTTCTGGCCTGGGAGAGCGTCTCCTTCAGTTTTCCGATAATATGCAGGCGGCCTTCCTTGGCCTGCTGCAGGGCTTGGCGGAGGATTGCCTCCGTGAGGCCGTCGATCTTGATGTCCATCTGCAGCGCCGTGACGCCGTTCTTGGTTCCGCAGACCTTGAAGTCCATGTCGCCTGTGTGGTCTTCGTCGCCAAGGATGTCTGACAGGACCGCCACGTTTTCCCCTTCCTTCAGGAGGCCCATGGCAATGCCGGCCACTATGTCCTTCACGGGAACCCCGCCATCCATGAGGGCCAGGATACCCCCGCATACGGTGGCCATGGAAGATGAGCCATTCGATGAAAGGATCTCGGAAACGATCCGGATCGTATAAGGGAAGTCCTCCGCCGAGGGCAGGACAGGCACGATGGCCCGCCGCGCCAGATTTCCGTGTCCGATCTCCCGTCGGCCCGGGCTTCTCAGTGGTCTCGCTTCACCCACGCTGTAAGGCGGGAAATTGTAGTGTAGAAGGAAGGACCTGAACTCCTCCCCCATAATGAAGTCGAGTCGTTGTTCGTCGGACGAGGTACCCAGCGTCAGGGAAGCCAGGGCCTGGGTTTCACCCCTTGTGAAAAGGGCCGAACCATGTGCTCTCGGCAGGATGCCCACTTCCGACCATATCGGTCGGATTTCATTGTAAGCACGGCCGTCGATTCGCTTCCTTTGCTCCAGGATCATGCCCCGCAGGACCTGCCTTTCCAGTTCCTCAAAGATCCCCCGGACCTGCGGTGCCAATGCCTCGTTTTCTTCTGTAATCGTTTTCAGAACAGTGTCCCTCAGGGCATCCAGTTGTGCATAACGGTCATGCTTCCCAGGCGTCACGTAAGCCTGCTGTAACCCAGACAGGGCCAGCTCCTTGATTCGCAGTGCAAGCGCTTCATCCACCTTCGGCGGTTCAATCACCCGCTTCGGTTGGCCGATGGCTTCCCGCATCTTGTCCTGGAGATCGATCACCGCTGCCAGTTCGTCCAAGCCGCACTGTATGGCATCCACCAACACGTCTTCCTCGACTTCCCTGGCCTCGCCCTCCAGCATGACGAGGTTTATATCGTAGGGCTTTCCGCCGGTACCGGGAGTGACCTTCCGTCCGACGAGAAAAAGGCTGAAGTCGCTCTGGGTCATCTGCTCCTGTGATGGATTGCAGACAAACCGGCCGTCGATCCTTCCCACCCGGACCCCACCAACGGGACCCTTGAAAGGAATGTCCGATATTTCCATGGCTGCCGAGGCGCCCAGCATGGCCGCCACGTCCGGATTGTTCTCGTTGTCCACCGACAGCACCGTCGCCACGATCTGGGTTTCATAGACATATCCCTTTGGGAAAAGGGGACGGACGGAGCGGTCGATGATGCGCGAGGTAAGAACTTCCCGTTCGTTGGGACGTCCTTCACGCTTGAAGAAGCCGCCGGGAATCTTTCCGGCGGCAGATGTCATCTCTTGATAATCCACTGTCAGGGGAAGGAAATCGAGTCCTTCCCTCCTGCCTTTAACGGCCACGGCTGTCACGAGAACAACCGTGTCTCCATACTGGACGAGCGCGCTGCCGTTGGCCTGGCCCGCCATGTAATTCACCTTGACCGAAATCGGTCTTCCGGCAAAATCTGTACTAAACACTTGACTCATCGTATTCTTCCTCTTTTTTTAGTCGATCCTTGATCGGGCAAGGAATGTAAGGATTCCATGCATTCCTCTCCCGCATTCGGGATCGGCGGCACGGTTTTCGGACCGCGCATTACTTCCGGAGTC from Syntrophaceae bacterium includes the following:
- a CDS encoding insulinase family protein, with the translated sequence MIRKSILDNGIRVVSESIDHVRSVTIGVWVQCGTRYEDGSTNGMSHFVEHMLFKGTRKRSAFDIASAIDSVGGVLNAFTGKELTSLYVKIPDYHLPMAIDLLADILQESVFDPQEIQREKSVVLQEIHMLEDTPDEHIHDFFEALFWNGHPLGLPVLGTRERVQDFSRESLTDFFSPRYRGENLVISAAGRLDHDTLVDLVTASFAGLERNARTAAITVPMITHRIGSLEKDLEQVHMIVGTPAPSSVNPRRYAGFIMNAVLGGSMSSRLFQEIREKRGLAYAVHSYLTPYQDTGMLGIYVGTSDDKVREVVGVILDEMLRLVNEPLTERELRGAKELIKGNFLLSMESTDNHMTRLAKNEICFARQIPMEETVAAIDAVESLDVLQLAQELFHPDQISVAATGRVSEKDLTLSILQH
- a CDS encoding polyribonucleotide nucleotidyltransferase; translated protein: MSQVFSTDFAGRPISVKVNYMAGQANGSALVQYGDTVVLVTAVAVKGRREGLDFLPLTVDYQEMTSAAGKIPGGFFKREGRPNEREVLTSRIIDRSVRPLFPKGYVYETQIVATVLSVDNENNPDVAAMLGASAAMEISDIPFKGPVGGVRVGRIDGRFVCNPSQEQMTQSDFSLFLVGRKVTPGTGGKPYDINLVMLEGEAREVEEDVLVDAIQCGLDELAAVIDLQDKMREAIGQPKRVIEPPKVDEALALRIKELALSGLQQAYVTPGKHDRYAQLDALRDTVLKTITEENEALAPQVRGIFEELERQVLRGMILEQRKRIDGRAYNEIRPIWSEVGILPRAHGSALFTRGETQALASLTLGTSSDEQRLDFIMGEEFRSFLLHYNFPPYSVGEARPLRSPGRREIGHGNLARRAIVPVLPSAEDFPYTIRIVSEILSSNGSSSMATVCGGILALMDGGVPVKDIVAGIAMGLLKEGENVAVLSDILGDEDHTGDMDFKVCGTKNGVTALQMDIKIDGLTEAILRQALQQAKEGRLHIIGKLKETLSQARSDISIYAPRITTVKVRPERVRDVIGTGGKNIRQIINETGVTIDVEDDGTVTIASSDAEASARAVAMVKWLTEDAEIGKIYRGTVKKIVDFGAFVEILPGTEGLIHISQLAKERVNKVTDILQEGDEVMVKVLEIDKAGKIRLSRKEAL